In Fundulus heteroclitus isolate FHET01 chromosome 18, MU-UCD_Fhet_4.1, whole genome shotgun sequence, a single genomic region encodes these proteins:
- the LOC118566739 gene encoding olfactory receptor 52E8-like: MLNTTETKITNFFILGFPGLSPEYYGPVSALLFLFYLAITVGNIFILLFVICEQSLQKPSYYIFCHLALTDLLFGNVTLPKAISKYWFNDSVISFYSCLIQMFFVHLIGAAHSFILMVMALDRFIAICTPLHYNSLFSNKTVSVLCGISWLVPTTFMVGNMFYILKIPFCNSNIIVQCYCDHMSISNLGCDLVREVKTVALILAMISLLLPLGFIILSYIVIITVVLRMSSSGGCIKTLSTCTPQLVITGLYYLPRCFYYLANFVGYTFSVPVQIVIVMLYSHIPSAVNPLIYCFQTKDIKEKIKKKFSSWKIHNTTKTV, encoded by the coding sequence atgttgaatACTACTGAAACAAAGATAACAAATTTTTTCATCTTAGGATTTCCAGGACTTTCACCAGAGTATTATGGGCCTGTATCAGCTCTGCTATTTCTATTTTACTTGGCAATAACTgtgggaaacatttttattttactatttgtaATATGTGAACAGTCACTTCAAAAACCATCTTATTACATCTTTTGCCATTTGGCATTAACTGACTTATTATTTGGAAATGTAACTCTGCCAAAAGCTATATCAAAATACTGGTTTAATGACAGTGTTATCTCATTTTACAGTTGTCTCATCCAAATGTTCTTTGTTCATTTAATCGGTGCAGCTCATTCTTTTATTCTGATGGTGATGGCTCTTGACCGTTTTATAGCAATTTGCACTCCATTGCATTATAATTCACTGTTTAGTAATAAAACTGTTTCTGTGCTTTGTGGAATATCGTGGCTTGTGCCAACAACGTTTATGGTTGGcaatatgttttacattttgaaaataccTTTTTGCAATTCAAATATAATTGTCCAGTGCTACTGTGACCACATGTCAATATCAAATCTCGGATGTGACCTTGTACGAGAAGTTAAGACTGTTGCATTGATTCTTGCCATGATTAGTTTGTTGTTGCCGCTGGGATTTATCATTTTATCTTATATTGTCATAATCACTGTTGTTTTAAGAATGTCTTCCAGTGGAGGCTGCATAAAGACTCTGTCTACCTGCACACCACAGCTTGTCATCACAGGTCTGTACTATTTGCCAAGATGCTTTTACTACTTGGCaaattttgtgggatacactTTTAGTGTTCCTGTTCAAATTGTTATAGTAATGTTGTACAGTCATATACCTTCAGCTGTAAATCCACTAATATACTGTTTCCAAACAAAGGacatcaaagaaaaaataaaaaagaagtttTCCTCGTGGAAAATCCATAACACCACAAAAACTGTGTAG
- the LOC110366895 gene encoding protocadherin Fat 4-like encodes MSFVEFPPLDRRTNLIYFEFATVQRDSLLLYNPGTSSSREFFALEILGGTIQLSYDLGDGHVKLQTHKQVADGHFHSVTVRRIGNMGSLVVDNCTDIVNIGFCFSESDGIFSERTLDVGNTNMTFGGLRSLELILQHPSQIMTHDFVGCIRNIHINGILLGPSSGLAKYNVFDRCIRAALSGCNSFPCKNGGVCHDLWSDYVCECKTPFTGRNCNTEMSEELVLHFKGKDYIEYVIKERFKRDLLLKDLMDDPKQEKTTDKTLITVKFKTKEEGTLLFIQGTRGSIMLMVRDRKPVCTFIDTSGHVSEFNVELLVADGLWHILSLLSSGHNTSLSVDDNMVLNVTEQNADFRLVSLEKITLGAAPKRHTKLQQSGFSGCVEYLNVSGHTLPVSGHSLMMVAWPSLTLPQPSCSSPGVCIFSPCSDEDNFTRTCLSDCRHRRMCRPAGQDGSCICLQNVSSHFCDICTANDECSETQRKGPLWVIGVVLPLITITVVVCMFVILYRQRQCDSKLKNENLSHKTGHGTENANFCFDDNLMPNAALSTSKGKPHDQMSAFQQRSNEKFNSDAFLSCAQLMLPSELEYYEIGSVSSAFISDNSPNLSWHRHLYSAKRLKKDSNHWGDLRTLISKFKKESPREEKCPPKLQNVPTQHKQSLCKLDTEQQWQKMPCYTKEFPHPELLEPTQPLSFEEIKKLNAPPERPFSHPAHLKSEPVEFTRTTEASSECDTDSTFTCSESEFEQFSIITGKKYKHEQALPSECNIGQDGTPGNSCFELTSSSTVGRDNNKRDPFAMFEQWEKNVNVPLAFDSYAAVFEDIASIPIELSHSCDTQSDEEEII; translated from the exons ATGTCCTTTGTGGAATTTCCTCCACTAGATCGCAgaactaatttaatttattttgagttTGCAACAGTGCAGAGAGACTCCCTACTTTTGTATAACCCTGGAACATCATCCAGCAGGGAGTTCTTTGCACTGGAGATACTTGGCGGCACAATACAACTCTCCTATGACCTTGGAGACGGACATGTAAAGTtgcagacacacaaacaagTTGCAGATGGGCATTTTCACAGTGTTACTGTCAGGAGGATTGGCAAT ATGGGGTCTTTGGTTGTGGACAATTGCACAGACATTGTGAacattggattttgtttttcagagagTGATGGCATTTTCTCAGAAAG GACTCTTGACGTTGGCAATACTAATATGACATTTGGAGGACTGAGAAGTCTAGAATTAATTTTACAACATCCAAGTCAGATAATGACACATGACTTTGTTGGATGCATTCGAAATATTCATATTAATGGCATCCTGCTTGGACCTTCTTCGGGCCTTGCAAAATATAATGTCTTTGACAG GTGCATTCGAGCAGCCTTGTCAGGATGCAACAGCTTCCCATGCAAGAATGGGGGAGTGTGCCATGACCTTTGGTCTGACTATGTTTGCGAGTGCAAAACTCCCTTTACAGGAAGAAACTGTAATACAG aaatgtctgaAGAGCTTGTGTTGCATTTCAAGGGAAAAGATTACATTGAGTATGTCATCAAGGAGAGATTCAAGAGAGATCTTCTGCTTAAAGACCTGATGGATGATCCAAAACAGGAAAAGACGACAGACAAAACTCTGATTACGGTCAAgttcaaaacaaaagaagaaggaaCCTTACTCTTTATTCAAGGAACGAGAGGAAGCATTATGCTCATG gtaagaGACAGAAAACCTGTGTGCACTTTCATAGATACATCAGGACATGTGTCAGAGTTCAATGTGGAGCTTTTAGTtgcagacgggctctggcacatccTATCTTTATTGAGCAGTGGGCACAACACTTCTCTTTCTGTGGATGACAATATGGTCTTAAATGTTACCGAACAAAACGCAGACTTCAGACTTGTTAGCTTGGAAAAGATCACTCTTGGTGCAGCTCCAAAAAGACATACAAAGCTCCAACAGTCAG GGTTTAGCGGATGTGTGGAGTATTTAAACGTCAGCGGTCACACTCTGCCTGTCAGTGGACACAGTTTAATGATGGTGGCCTGGCCAAGCTTGACTCTCCCCCAGCCCAGCTGCAGCTCTCCAGGTGTCTGCATCTTCTCACCTTGCTCCGATGAGGACAACTTTACGAGAACATGTCTTTCAGACTGTCGGCACCGGAGGATGTGCAGACCTGCAGGACAGGACGGATCTTGCATCTGTTTGCAGAATGTCTCCAGTCATTTTTGTGATATCTGCACTGCCAACGATGAGTGCTCAGAGACACAGCGCAAAGGTCCTTTGTGGGTCATAGGTGTGGTTCTCCCTCTGATCACCATCACGGTAGTTGTATGTATGTTCGTGATTCTATACAGACAGAGACAGTGCGATTCGAAGCTTAAAAATGAGAACTTATCACACAAAACAGGGCACGGAACTGAAAAtgctaatttttgttttgatgacAACCTGATGCCCAATGCTGCTCTTTCAACCTCAAAAGGAAAACCTCACGACCAAATGAGTGCATTTCAGCAGAGGTCAAATGAGAAGTTCAATAGTGATGCTTTTCTTTCATGTGCACAGCTGATGCTTCCGAGTGAGCTGGAGTATTATGAGATTGGCAGCGTCTCTAGTGCATTTATTTCTGACAACTCACCAAACCTCAGCTGGCACAGGCATTTATACAGTGCAAAACGTCTTAAAAAAGATTCAAACCATTGGGGGGACCTTAGAACGCTGataagtaaatttaaaaaagagagccccagagaagaaaaatgtccaCCAAAGCTGCAAAATGTCCCCACACAACACAAACAGTCACTGTGTAAACTTGACACAGAGCAGCAGTGGCAGAAAATGCCCTGTTACACGAAAGAATTCCCACATCCAGAGCTCCTGGAGCCTACACAACCACTCAgttttgaagaaattaaaaaactaaatgctCCTCCTGAGCGACCATTTTCACATCCGGCACATTTAAAGTCTGAACCCGTAGAGTTTACTAGGACAACAGAGGCCTCATCTGAATGCGACACAGACAGCACGTTTACTTGCTCTGAGTCTGAGTTTGAGCAGTTTTCCATCATCACTGGCAAGAAGTATAAGCATGAGCAGGCACTCCCATCAGAGTGCAACATAGGGCAGGATGGCACTCCTGGTAACTCATGCTTTGAACTAACATCCTCCTCCACTGTAGGTCGGGACAATAACAAGAGGGATCCCTTTGCTATGTTTGaacaatgggaaaaaaatgtaaatgtgccCCTGGCTTTTGACAGCTATGCTGCAGTATTTGAGGATATTGCAAGTATACCCATAGAGTTGAGTCATAGCTGTGATACGCAAAGTGATGAGGAGGAAATTATTTGA
- the LOC118566779 gene encoding protocadherin Fat 4 gives METTGPPRKVMILSLLVLVFNTVVSHEPFLGNPGNLSTEGEFSDIADERRKLPSWYNTSVDAELKHGAVSSPSHSRWQTQMAFSKTVYSFQVKEDTVPGTVVGKVEAQFDIPTPITYSVQEDDGESMFLLSPVSGEFLLSRSLDFETQRFYILTVEVQQGDSQVSSVRVYFNVLDVNDNPPVVSQNNFFASLLEDTGVRTCFLSLNVSDKDDGENGEVELVVVSGDELGTFFLHSTGSLCLNKELDRESQASYNLTVTANDCAWPVSSQLTSTARVVVVVEDTNDNAPSFVSAGHVFIPEDSALHSVIMTVHAEDKDAGSNAEVLYFLSNSSGGAFSIDNTSGETFLEELLDREKTDTLHFTVMATDMGSPQLATTMNFTVHVEDINDNDPVFSQSNYSLFVKEDVPRGTSLFQVKAQDQDIGSNGKVRYMLSPAGPFVVDTVRGVLSVMDQLDREKDSNYTLIITAADQGDAPRSATIAIDFTVLDVNDCTPRFSPETLIIHVKENEEDPSELTHQVSALDEDLGINSQLNYFMHKENRDGLFSVTPNGVFKILHSLDKEKESFYTVIITAVDSGFPPLTGTLTIHIIVDDVNDNHPEFSEEVYNTIVSEDSPIGTVFAMISAFDADEGTSGEVRYFTENHDAPFAIEETSGELFTTDFLDRESVAFYTLTVIGTDMHSTQPLSSSVLVTVLVGDINDHWPQFLDSPFVAYVPIELPPGSVVCAVRAIDGDTDMNAELHYSLYGQNSDLFSIDPSSGTVFTSSLLTTDDIIINVYVEDAGENPKFDITTISVRFQNISDFPEMNVNILSYSLFEDEPVGTVVAVISAASIRAEPVSFYLASGNFEDMFHVDQLGGVLTVENPLDYESKKEFSLLIEARDSGSPPFSSFLEIQINITDVNDNFPQFTQAEYRCEVYENSPPSGVCDVLAIDADSPNYSTVWYNITEGNIDESFTLDPENGLVSTIVSLDRESIPLFNLTVEAAEPDNPLHTDHATVIIFVLDRNDNAPRFSEVYLAEVSENAPVGYTVLQISSTDDDTDANAIINYYIPDQNQDIPFAIDSTTGCIIVKRSLDREIQDHYVFKVNANDSAWSVSTDVSIFVSDFNDNRPVFSNDLYSIVIPETNHPEIFILQVFATDRDIGKNSELVYMVEPLNELFWVNTSSGEVFSMQPLLLDNSAFEIYNFTVVAFDCGSTPLNSNTSVTVRIEQFNHHPPMFLPSPAFVVIPYDLVLGTEVFRFTATDLDTNSSDYIEYNVSGGNASDFFWIQATSGQVFLNQTLEESENESLTLLVVAKDLGYPSLTSQTEITFEVIGKNQFSPRFSETDVVFSVPEDLPFGSVAGKIQAEDGDYGPNGAITYCISPENKYFPVSVGEFSGLLTLTRELDYEKESSYNLQIKAKDGGWISKSAWLNVTVIVIDVNDNPPVFSMSEYIATLRENSKVRTNVLDVNATDMDSGINAQISFSIIAGSLDKFAIDPINGSIITLDVFDYEHEKTFDLTIKASNTARHTLYSLAYVIIHILDVNEFTPTFIKERFNFSVFKNAPVGTSIGKVTATDNDSGPEGEVVYLLFGHGKNLVFDISSRSGEIHTSGSLRDRGNSNIILKVLAKNSGIINGTNVAETLVNVTVIETNDAPMFTSTSYEVNVKEDSTIGTSVLTVSALDQDSVLERNRFIFRIVDGNTNSSFFIDPLRGIVLVNSPLDRERWSVYNLTVTATDNGSPPATGTTNVIVSIDDINDNAPKLLTTKVQVKENQPEETIVARLNALDFDLPPNQGPFTFWLSNLSAESAFFLTPDGVLLTTRVVDRENVSEYRLLVVVKDAGFPLPLSSTTTLHVRVEDENDNPPSPRNIFIEVKYFGSSFSGGMIGNVHPVDLDESDVFLCAIKSGPMNMFTILNGTCELWSSPFQGEATFNVTVEATDQLHFPVNNSIYVNYKGFTNASVDSCVLFYVSSSSMDNFLTNRYLRFVKALDSLFNLQASKTHVFGIKDIGTDILLLAAVKNYNGQYLSREVASSISAGHKKLLESQSNVTISHIGSDPCLMSPCQNGASCNKNIYISQDVAVLESVAVIFVSPQKEIFNCTCSVGFSGSLCEDDIDECEVNPCENNSTCENTAGSFHCHCQSGFSGSVCSADVDECLNVKCQNGGRCIQSQDGYYCRCMPGFEGRIDYVKQV, from the exons ATGGAAACAACTGGACCACCGAGAAAGGTGATGATTTTATCGTTGCTCGTTCTG GTGTTTAATACGGTGGTCTCTCATGAACCTTTTTTGGGAAATCCGGGGAATCTGAGTACTGAGGGTGAATTTTCTGATATTGCGGATGAGCGGCGCAAGCTTCCCTCCTGGTATAATACATCTGTTGACGCAGAGCTGAAGCATGGGGCAGTTAGCTCACCCTCCCATAGCAGATGGCAAACACAGATGGCTTTCTCCAAAACTGTTTATTCATTTCAAGTAAAGGAAGACACCGTGCCAG GAACGGTTGTGGGAAAGGTGGAGGCACAGTTTGACATTCCCACGCCTATCACGTACTCAGTTCAAGAGGACGATGGGGAGAGCATGTTTCTCCTCAGCCCCGTCTCCGGAGAGTTCCTATTATCCCGCAGCCTGGACTTTGAAACACAAAGGTTCTACATACTCACAGTGGAGGTGCAGCAGGGGGACTCGCAGGTATCCAGTGTCAGAGTCTATTTCAATGTGCTGGATGTCAATGACAACCCACCTGTTGTCAGTCAGAACAACTTCTTTGCATCGCTGCTGGAGGACACAGGTGTCAGAACTTGTTTTCTGTCACTGAACGTGTCAGACAAAGATGATG GTGAAAATGGAGAAGTGGAACTGGTAGTTGTAAGCGGTGATGAACTGGGCACGTTCTTCCTACACTCAACAGGTAGTTTATGCCTGAACAAAGAGCTGGACAGAGAGAGTCAGGCTTCCTATAATTTAACTGTGACGGCGAATGATTGTGCCTGGCCAGTGTCTTCACAGCTCACCAGCACAGCCCGTGTCGTGGTGGTAGTGGAAGATACTAATGACAATGCTCCATCTTTCGTGTCTGCCGGACATGTTTTTATACCAGAAGACTCTGCGTTGCATTCTGTTATTATGACTGTACATGCCGAGGATAAAGATGCAGGATCCAATGCGgaggttttgtattttttaagcaACTCATCTGGTGGGGCATTCAGCATTGACAACACAAGTGGAGAGACATTCCTGGAGGAGCTGTTAGACAGAGAAAAGACAGACACTCTCCATTTCACGGTGATGGCCACTGATATGGGTTCACCTCAATTGGCCACCACGATGAATTTCACGGTGCATGTCGAGGACATAAACGATAACGACCCTGTGTTTTCACAAAGCAACTACAGTTTGTTCGTCAAAGAAGATGTTCCAAGAGGGACGAGTCTGTTTCAGGTTAAGGCTCAGGATCAAGATATTGGATCAAATGGAAAAGTGCGGTACATGTTGAGCCCAGCTGGTCCTTTCGTGGTCGACACAGTTCGAGGTGTGCTGTCGGTCATGGATCAACTTGACagagaaaaagactcaaactACACCTTGATTATAACTGCTGCCGATCAAGGGGATGCGCCCAGATCTGCTACCATTGCCATTGACTTCACTGTGTTGGATGTCAACGACTGTACGCCCCGGTTTTCTCCAGAAACCCTGATCATACATGTCAAGGAGAATGAAGAGGATCCGTCTGAACTTACACATCAG GTCTCAGCCTTGGATGAAGACTTGGGGATCAACAGTCAGCTTAACTATTTTATGCACAAAGAAAACCGTGATGGGCTGTTCTCTGTCACTCCAAATGGTGTCTTTAAGATTTTACACAGCTTGGACAAGGAAAAAGAATCATTTTATACTGTCATCATCACAGCTGTAGATTCAG GTTTTCCACCCCTAACTGGCACTCTGACTATACATATCATTGTGGATGATGTCAATGATAATCACCCTGAGTTTTCGGAGGAAGTCTACAACACCATTGTGTCTGAAGACAGCCCGATAGGCACAGTGTTTGCAATGATATCTGCATTTGATGCTGATGAGGGCACAAGTGGTGAAGTAAG gTATTTCACAGAAAACCACGATGCACCTTTTGCTATTGAGGAAACATCCGGAGAACTGTTTACAACTGATTTCTTAGACAGGGAGAGTGTAGCCTTTTACACGCTGACAGTGATTGGCACTGACATGCATTCTACACAGCCGCTGTCAAGCTCTGTACTTGTTACTGTCCTGGTTGGGGATATTAATGACCACTGGCCTCAGTTTTTGGACAGTCCCTTTGTAGCTTATGTCCCCATTGAGCTTCCTCCAG GCTCCGTTGTTTGTGCAGTGAGAGCAATCGATGGAGACACTGACATGAATGCAGAACTGCATTATTCATTATATGGACAAAACTCAGACCTGTTTTCCATTGATCCAAGCAGTGGCACAGTATTCACCTCAAGTTTACTGACGACGGATGACATTATCATCAACGTATATGTAGAAGATGCTGGAGAAAACCCTAAGTTCGACATCACTACTATCAGTGTCAGGTTTCAGAATATTTCTGATTTCCCAGAGATGAATGTGAATATTCTAAGTTATTCCCTCTTTGAGGACGAGCCAGTGGGAACAGTGGTGGCTGTTATATCTGCAGCAAGCATCAGAGCTGAACCCGTCTCTTTTTATCTGGCTTCTGGAAACTTTGAAGACATGTTTCATGTAGACCAATTAGGTGGAGTGCTGACAGTTGAGAACCCACTGGATtatgaaagcaaaaaagaaTTTTCTTTGTTGATAGAAGCCAGAGACTCTGGCTCGCCTccgttttcttcatttttagaAATTCAGATAAACATCACAGATGTAAATGATAATTTTCCCCAGTTTACCCAAGCTGAATATAGGTGTGAGGTTTATGAGAATTCCCCGCCATCTGGAGTTTGTGATGTTCTTGCCATTGACGCAGATTCTCCCAATTACAGTACGGTGTGGTACAACATAACAGAAGGAAATATTGATGAGTCTTTTACACTTGACCCTGAAAATGGTTTAGTGAGCACGATTGTAAGTTTAGATAGAGAAAGCATTCCCTTATTTAATTTAACAGTTGAGGCTGCAGAACCTGACAACCCTCTTCATACAGACCATGCAACGgtcataatttttgttttggacaGGAATGATAATGCACCTCGTTTCTCTGAGGTTTATCTCGCAGAGGTTTCAGAAAATGCTCCTGTAGGGTACACAGTTCTGCAAATTAGCTCAACTGATGATGACACAGATGCTAATGCGATAATTAATTACTACATACCTGATCAAAACCAGGATATCCCTTTTGCTATTGATTCCACTACTGGCTGCATCATTGTTAAAAGGTCTCTGGACAGGGAGATTCAAGATCATTATGTCTTTAAAGTAAATGCCAATGATTCAGCATGGAGTGTTAGCACTGATGTCAGTATCTTTGTTTCAGATTTCAATGATAACAGACCAGTATTTTCTAATGACTTGTATTCAATCGTCATCCCTGAAACCAACCATccagagatttttattttgcaggtcTTTGCAACAGATAGAGACATTGGAAAAAACAGTGAGCTTGTCTATATGGTTGAACCTCTAAATGAATTGTTTTGGGTAAATACTTCTTCTGGGGAGGTCTTTTCAATGCAGCCACTCCTTTTAGATAATTCTGCTTTTGAAATCTACAACTTCACAGTTGTTGCCTTTGATTGTGGCAGCACCCCTCTGAACAGCAACACTAGTGTTACAGTGAGAATAGAACAATTCAACCACCACCCTCCAATGTTTTTGCCTTcaccagcctttgttgtcattcCATATGACTTGGTCTTGGGAACTGAGGTGTTTAGGTTCACTGCAACAGATCTAGATACCAACAGCAGTGATTATATTGAGTATAATGTCAGTGGAGGCAATGCATCTGATTTCTTCTGGATTCAAGCTACCAGTGGACAGGTGTTCCTAAATCAAACTTTAGAAGAAAGTGAAAATGAGTCACTTACTTTATTAGTTGTGGCCAAAGATCTGGGATATCCTTCTTTAACTTCTCAAACTGAAATCACTTTTGAGGTAATAGGGAAGAATCAGTTTTCTCCAAGGTTCAGTGAAACAGATGTCGTGTTCTCTGTCCCCGAAGACTTGCCTTTTGGATCAGTGGCTGGGAAAATCCAGGCAGAAGATGGGGATTATGGTCCCAATGGTGCAATTACATACTGCATTAGtcctgaaaacaaatattttccagTCTCTGTTGGAGAGTTCTCTGGGCTGCTAACACTTACCAGAGAGCTTGACTATGAAAAGGAAAGCAGTTATAATCTGCAAATCAAAGCAAAAGATGGTGGATGGATATCTAAATCTGCCTGGTTGAATGTAACAGTGATCGTTATAGATGTAAATGACAATCCTCCTGTCTTTTCAATGTCCGAGTACATTGCAACATTGCGTGAAAATTCTAAAGTCAGAACAAATGTTCTAGATGTAAACGCCACCGATATGGACTCAGGAATAAATGCACAAATATCCTTCTCTATTATTGCTGGCAGTTTGGATAAATTTGCAATTGATCCAATAAATGGAAGTATCATTACTTTGGATGTCTTTGATTATGAGCATGAAAAGACATTTGATTTAACAATCAAAGCTTCAAACACTGCCAGACATACCTTGTATAGTTTGGCTTATGTTATCATTCACATCTTAGATGTCAATGAATTTACCCCAACCTTCATAAAAGAAAGGTTCAACTTTTCAGTATTTAAAAATGCTCCTGTTGGAACATCAATAGGAAAAGTGACGGCCACTGATAATGACAGTGGACCTGAAGGTGAGGTGGTTTATCTATTgtttggccatggcaaaaaTTTAGTCTTTGATATCAGTTCGCGTTCTGGAGAGATACACACAAGTGGCAGTTTGAGGGATCGAGGCAACAgcaatataattttaaaagtcCTGGCAAAAAACTCTGGCATTATTAATGGCACAAATGTTGCTGAGACACTGGTCAATGTTACTGTGATTGAGACAAACGATGCACCCATGTTCACCTCCACCTCTTATGAGGTAAACGTTAAAGAAGACAGCACAATTGGAACATCAGTGTTAACTGTAAGTGCTTTGGACCAAGACTCTGTTCTAGAGAGGAATCGATTTATCTTTAGGATTGTAGATGGAAACACAAACTCCTCTTTCTTCATCGATCCACTTAGAGGTATTGTGTTGGTAAACTCTCCTCTTGACAGGGAACGTTGGTCAGTTTATAATCTCACTGTTACAGCCACTGATAATGGTTCTCCACCAGCCACTGGGACAACAAATGTCATAGTGAGTATAGATGATATTAATGACAATGCCCCTAAACTCTTGACAACTAAGGTTCAAGTCAAGGAGAATCAACCAGAAGAAACCATTGTTGCCAGATTAAATGCACTTGATTTTGATTTACCACCAAATCAAGGTCCTTTCACCTTTTGGTTATCAAATTTGTCGGCTGAAAGTGCTTTTTTCCTCACTCCAGATGGAGTTTTACTTACCACGCGCGTTGTTGATCGAGAGAACGTCTCCGAATATCGATTATTGGTGGTGGTAAAAGATGCAGGGTTTCCTCTGCCACTGTCTTCAACAACAACACTCCACGTTAGGGTGGAAGATGAAAATGATAATCCCCCATCACCACGAAACATCTTTATTGAAGTGAAATATTTTGGCAGTTCTTTCAGTGGCGGCATGATTGGTAATGTGCATCCTGTGGATCTTGATGAGTCAGATGTCTTCCTCTGTGCCATTAAAAGTGGCCCGATGAACATGTTTACAATACTCAATGGTACATGTGAGCTTTGGTCGTCCCCTTTTCAGGGTGAGGCCACATTTAATGTCACAGTTGAAGCTACAGATCAGCTTCACTTTCCAGTAAATAACAGTATCTATGTAAACTACaaaggttttacaaatgcaTCTGTGGACAGTTGTGTATTATTCTATGTGTCCTCATCCTCAATGGACAACTTCTTAACTAATCGGTATTTGAGGTTTGTGAAAGCTCTGGACAGTCTCTTCAACCTACAGGCCTCAAAGACGCATGTATTTGGAATCAAAGACATTGGCACGGATATACTACTACTTGCTGCAGTGAAAAACTACAATGGCCAATATCTAAGCAGAGAGGTAGCAAGTAGTATATCTGCTGGACATAAGAAATTACTGGAGTCCCAGAGCAATGTGACAATTTCTCACATCGGCAGTGATCCATGCCTCATGAGCCCCTGCCAGAATGGGGCATCgtgtaacaaaaacatttacatcagCCAGGATGTTGCTGTCCTGGAAAGCGTGGCTGTCATCTTTGTGTCACCGCAGAAAGAGATTTTTAATTGTACCTGTTCGGTCGGGTTCAGCGGTTCACTCTGTGAGGACGACATCGACGAATGTGAGGTAAATCCCTGTGAAAATAACAGCACGTGTGAAAACACCGCTGGAAGTTTCCACTGTCACTGTCAGAGTGGCTTCTCTGGCTCTGTCTGCTCGGCTGATGTGGATGAGTGCCTTAATGTGAAGTGTCAAAATGGGGGGAGATGTATTCAGTCACAGGATGGATATTACTGCCGGTGTATGCCTGGATTTGAAGGTAGAATTGATTACGTAAAACAAGTTTAA
- the hmgb1b gene encoding high mobility group protein B1b, with protein sequence MVKDPKKPRGKMSSYAYFVQTCREEHKKKHPDASVNFSEFSKKCSERWKTMSPKEKGKFEDMAKQDKLRYEREMKNYVPPKGQKKKRFKDPNAPKRPPSAFFLFCADFRPKVKGETPGLSIGDTAKKLGEMWNGSSAEEKQPYEKKAAKLKEKYDKDIVAYRTKGRVDSVPAAAANDDDEEEEEGDEEEEEEEDEDDE encoded by the exons ATGGTGAAGGATCCAAAAAAGCCCCGAGGCAAAATGTCCTCATACGCCTACTTTGTTCAAACGTGCAGAGAGGAGCATAAAAAGAAGCATCCCGATGCATCCGTCAACTTTTCAGAGTTCTCCAAGAAATGCTCTGAGAGATGGAAG ACGATGTCGCCAAAGGAGAAGGGGAAGTTTGAAGATATGGCTAAACAGGACAAGCTACGCTATGAGAGGGAAATGAAGAACTACGTGCCCCCTAAGGGCCAGAAGAAGAAGCGATTCAAGGACCCAAATGCCCCTAAGAGACCACC GTCTGCATTCTTCCTGTTCTGTGCCGACTTTCGCCCCAAGGTAAAGGGGGAGACCCCTGGGCTTTCCATCGGGGACACGGCTAAGAAGCTCGGAGAGATGTGGAACGGCTCGTCTGCGGAAGAAAAGCAGCCGTACGAAAAGAAGGCTGCCAAGCTGAAGGAGAAATATGACAAG GATATTGTGGCGTACCGCACGAAGGGCAGAGTGGACTCAGtaccagctgcagcagccaatgaCGACgatgaggaagaagaggagggagacgaggaggaggaagaggaggaagatgaggatgATGAGTAA